The following proteins are encoded in a genomic region of Stutzerimonas stutzeri:
- a CDS encoding ribonucleoside triphosphate reductase, with protein sequence MPGLVDVDQPVSLRKRDGRLVAFELSKIGAAIEAAARATGEFEPAEASELAARVLARLSQREVAVEQAQDAVERVLMEAGYYDTARAYIVYRERHARLRRDRKAVIDVAASMNEYLSREDWRVRANANQGYSLGGLILNVAGKVTANYWLDEVYSPEIGTAHREGDLHIHDLDMLAGYCAGWSLRSLLNEGFNGIPGRVEAGPPKHLSSALGQMVNFLGTLQNEWAGAQAFSSFDTYLAPFVRKDGLGYDEVRQAIQEFIYNLNVPSRWGTQTPFTNLTFDWVCPEDLREQIPYIGGEEMPFAYGDLQAEMEMINRAYIEVMQAGDGLGRVFTFPIPTYNITHDFPWDSENAERLFEMTARYGLPYFQNFLNSDMQPNQVRSMCCRLQLDVRELLKRGGGLFGSAEQTGSLGVVTVNCARLGYLHAGDWAGLVEHLDALLDMAMQSLEVKRKVIQHHMDAGLYPYTKRYLGTLRNHFSTIGVNGLHEMVRNFTEDAEGLHTEAGRRLAVALLDHVRAQLVRFQEQTGHLYNLEATPAEGTTYRFAKEDRKRFPDILQAGSAEAPYYTNSSQLPVGFTDDPFEALMLQDELQTKYTGGTVLHLYMAEQISSAQACKNLVRTALSRFRLPYLTVTPTFSICPVHGYLAGEHEFCPKCDEALIARRSCCAESVDN encoded by the coding sequence ATGCCTGGGCTCGTGGATGTGGATCAACCCGTGTCGCTGCGCAAGCGCGACGGCCGCCTGGTGGCGTTCGAGTTGAGCAAGATCGGTGCGGCGATCGAGGCGGCAGCCCGGGCGACCGGCGAATTCGAGCCCGCCGAGGCGAGCGAACTCGCCGCCCGGGTGCTGGCGCGCTTGTCGCAGCGCGAGGTGGCGGTGGAGCAGGCGCAGGACGCGGTCGAGCGGGTCCTGATGGAGGCCGGCTATTACGACACGGCGCGCGCCTACATCGTCTACCGTGAGCGCCACGCGCGACTGCGCCGGGATCGCAAGGCGGTGATCGACGTCGCGGCCTCGATGAATGAATACCTCTCGCGGGAAGACTGGCGGGTGCGTGCCAACGCCAACCAGGGCTATTCGCTGGGTGGCTTGATCCTCAACGTGGCCGGCAAGGTCACCGCCAACTACTGGCTGGACGAGGTCTACAGCCCGGAGATAGGCACCGCGCACCGCGAGGGTGACCTGCATATCCATGACCTGGACATGCTCGCCGGCTATTGCGCCGGCTGGTCGCTGCGCTCGCTGCTCAACGAAGGCTTCAATGGCATTCCCGGGCGCGTCGAGGCGGGGCCGCCCAAGCACCTGTCCAGCGCCCTGGGGCAGATGGTCAACTTCCTCGGCACCTTGCAGAACGAGTGGGCCGGTGCCCAGGCGTTCAGCAGCTTCGATACTTATCTGGCGCCGTTCGTGCGCAAGGACGGGCTCGGCTATGACGAGGTCCGCCAGGCGATCCAGGAGTTCATCTACAACCTCAACGTGCCGTCGCGCTGGGGCACGCAGACGCCCTTCACCAACCTGACCTTCGACTGGGTCTGCCCGGAAGATCTACGCGAGCAGATTCCCTATATCGGCGGCGAGGAAATGCCGTTCGCCTACGGTGACCTGCAGGCCGAGATGGAGATGATCAACCGCGCCTATATCGAGGTGATGCAGGCGGGCGACGGGTTGGGACGCGTGTTCACCTTTCCGATCCCGACCTACAACATCACCCATGATTTCCCTTGGGACAGCGAGAACGCCGAGCGTCTGTTCGAAATGACCGCGCGCTACGGACTGCCGTACTTCCAGAACTTCCTCAATTCGGACATGCAGCCCAACCAGGTGCGCTCGATGTGCTGCCGCCTGCAACTGGACGTGCGCGAGCTGCTCAAGCGCGGTGGCGGTCTGTTCGGCTCGGCCGAGCAGACCGGCTCGCTCGGTGTGGTGACGGTCAACTGCGCGCGGCTGGGGTACCTGCATGCCGGCGACTGGGCCGGGCTGGTCGAGCACCTGGACGCACTGCTGGACATGGCCATGCAGAGCCTGGAGGTGAAGCGCAAGGTCATCCAGCACCACATGGACGCTGGGCTCTACCCCTACACCAAGCGCTACCTCGGCACCCTGCGCAATCACTTCTCCACCATCGGCGTGAATGGCCTGCACGAGATGGTGCGCAACTTCACCGAGGATGCCGAAGGGCTGCACACCGAGGCGGGGCGGCGCCTGGCGGTCGCGCTGCTGGACCACGTGCGGGCGCAGCTGGTGCGCTTCCAGGAACAAACCGGGCACCTCTACAACCTCGAGGCGACACCGGCCGAAGGCACCACGTATCGCTTCGCCAAGGAAGACCGCAAGCGCTTTCCGGACATCCTCCAGGCGGGCTCGGCCGAGGCGCCGTACTACACCAATTCCTCGCAGCTGCCGGTGGGCTTTACCGACGATCCCTTCGAGGCGCTGATGCTGCAGGACGAACTGCAGACCAAATACACCGGCGGCACCGTGCTGCACCTGTACATGGCCGAGCAGATCTCCTCGGCGCAGGCCTGCAAGAACCTGGTGCGCACGGCGCTCAGTCGTTTCCGCCTGCCTTATCTGACGGTTACGCCCACCTTTTCCATCTGCCCGGTGCACGGCTATCTGGCCGGCGAGCATGAGTTCTGCCCGAAGTGCGACGAGGCGCTGATCGCCAGGCGGAGCTGCTGCGCTGAGTCTGTAGATAACTGA
- a CDS encoding 4Fe-4S binding protein: protein MIANSPWLARIGDLMRQHAKTIRLIQWLVVGFYLVLLLVPAVLSLPPSEARMLDSITVFAQFLFWGLWWPFVLLSMVIFGRLWCGVLCPEGSLSEWISWRGLNKRTPQWIRWSGWPTIAFVLTTVYGQLISVYDYGRAAALILGGSTVAAMIVGFLYGRGKRVWCRHLCPVSGVFGLLARLAPMHYKVDEEQWQANQGPKLATPNCAPLIDIRRMQGNSECHACGRCSGQRGAVALAARSPNQEILIVGNQAQHGHWDSTLLLFGMIGLAMGAFQWTVSPWFITLKQTAAEWLVDRDIFWPLQANAPWWLLTHYPQNNDAFTWLDGAAILTYIGASSLLIGGALWLLLQGAVRLMNRRGEVFHHLALAFTPLGGAGLFLGLSATTIKLLRYEGFILAWAQPTRALLLAGAIGWTLTLAWKVITRHGANGLRRLLAFGCAGLATAVVGYGWYLQFWGWS from the coding sequence ATGATCGCCAACAGCCCCTGGCTGGCGCGCATCGGTGACCTGATGCGTCAGCATGCCAAGACCATCCGCCTGATCCAATGGCTGGTGGTTGGTTTCTATCTGGTCTTGCTGCTGGTCCCCGCGGTGCTCTCCCTGCCGCCCTCCGAGGCGCGCATGCTGGACAGCATCACGGTGTTCGCCCAGTTCCTGTTCTGGGGCCTCTGGTGGCCCTTCGTGCTGCTGTCGATGGTCATCTTCGGCCGGCTCTGGTGCGGCGTGCTCTGCCCGGAAGGCTCGCTCAGCGAATGGATCAGCTGGCGCGGGCTGAACAAGCGCACCCCGCAGTGGATACGCTGGAGCGGTTGGCCGACCATCGCCTTCGTCCTGACCACGGTCTACGGCCAGTTGATCAGCGTGTACGACTACGGCCGCGCCGCCGCGCTGATTCTAGGCGGCTCGACCGTCGCCGCGATGATCGTCGGCTTCCTCTATGGCCGCGGCAAACGCGTCTGGTGTCGCCACCTGTGCCCGGTCAGCGGCGTGTTCGGCCTGCTCGCGCGCCTGGCGCCGATGCACTACAAGGTCGATGAGGAGCAGTGGCAGGCCAACCAGGGACCCAAGCTGGCGACACCCAACTGCGCGCCGCTGATCGACATCCGCCGCATGCAGGGCAACAGCGAGTGCCACGCCTGCGGTCGCTGCAGCGGCCAGCGCGGTGCCGTCGCCCTCGCCGCCCGCTCGCCAAACCAGGAAATCCTTATCGTCGGCAACCAGGCGCAGCACGGCCACTGGGACAGCACGCTGCTGCTGTTCGGCATGATCGGTCTGGCCATGGGCGCCTTCCAGTGGACGGTCAGCCCCTGGTTCATCACCCTCAAGCAGACCGCTGCCGAGTGGCTGGTCGATCGCGACATCTTCTGGCCGCTGCAAGCCAACGCACCCTGGTGGCTGCTGACCCATTACCCGCAGAACAACGACGCCTTCACCTGGCTCGACGGCGCGGCGATCCTCACCTATATCGGCGCCAGCTCGCTGCTGATCGGTGGCGCGCTGTGGCTGCTGTTGCAAGGCGCGGTGCGCCTGATGAATCGCCGCGGCGAGGTGTTCCATCACCTGGCGCTGGCGTTCACGCCGCTGGGTGGCGCCGGGCTGTTTCTCGGCCTCTCGGCCACCACCATCAAGTTGCTGCGTTATGAGGGCTTCATCCTCGCCTGGGCGCAACCGACCCGTGCCCTGCTGCTGGCCGGCGCCATCGGCTGGACCCTGACGCTGGCGTGGAAAGTGATCACCCGTCATGGCGCCAACGGCCTGCGCCGCCTGCTGGCCTTCGGCTGCGCCGGGCTGGCGACGGCCGTGGTCGGGTACGGTTGGTATCTGCAGTTCTGGGGTTGGAGCTGA
- a CDS encoding anaerobic ribonucleoside-triphosphate reductase activating protein encodes MGAALRVGGLVPLTTLDFPDHLACVLFCQGCGWRCRYCHNPELIPACGTQERSWEDILGFLDQRVGLLEAVVFSGGEPTLQLALPEAIAQVRAKGFKVGLHSAGIKPRLFRQVLPLVDWVGFDVKALPEHGRLITGVEGSGAANWKSLEALIASGVDHECRTTVHWQLFDAERLWEMAQRLRRLGVERFAVQCVRTAKMLDESLTESRAPYDQQKLWERMGRLFPSFVLRG; translated from the coding sequence ATGGGCGCTGCACTGCGGGTTGGGGGCCTGGTGCCCCTGACCACCCTCGACTTTCCCGATCATCTGGCCTGCGTGCTGTTCTGCCAGGGCTGTGGTTGGCGTTGCCGCTACTGTCACAACCCGGAACTGATTCCCGCGTGTGGCACGCAGGAGCGCAGCTGGGAGGACATCCTCGGTTTCCTCGACCAGCGTGTCGGCCTGCTCGAGGCCGTGGTCTTCAGCGGCGGCGAGCCGACCCTGCAACTGGCATTGCCGGAGGCCATCGCCCAGGTGCGCGCCAAGGGCTTCAAGGTCGGCCTGCACAGCGCTGGCATCAAGCCCCGGCTGTTCCGCCAGGTGCTGCCCTTGGTGGATTGGGTGGGCTTCGACGTCAAGGCATTGCCGGAACACGGCCGTCTCATCACCGGGGTCGAAGGCAGCGGTGCCGCCAACTGGAAAAGCCTCGAAGCGCTCATCGCCAGTGGCGTGGACCATGAGTGCCGCACCACCGTGCATTGGCAGCTGTTCGATGCCGAACGGCTGTGGGAGATGGCGCAGCGACTGCGCCGGCTGGGTGTCGAGCGCTTTGCCGTGCAGTGCGTACGTACGGCGAAAATGCTCGACGAATCGCTCACTGAAAGCCGTGCGCCCTATGACCAGCAAAAGCTCTGGGAACGGATGGGGCGGTTGTTTCCGTCATTCGTATTGAGGGGCTGA
- a CDS encoding cupredoxin domain-containing protein yields MRRALLPALALLAAGFAGGAQAGLPTYELTIRDGHFEPSTIEVPARQRFKIVVTNAGKGPTEFESTPLRVEKVLSPGVSSFVVIHPLKPGRYPFFDEFHMDLPEGEIIAK; encoded by the coding sequence ATGCGACGCGCCCTGCTCCCCGCCCTCGCGCTGCTCGCTGCCGGCTTTGCCGGCGGCGCCCAGGCCGGGCTGCCGACTTACGAGCTGACCATCCGTGACGGCCATTTCGAGCCGTCCACGATCGAGGTGCCGGCTCGCCAGCGCTTCAAGATCGTGGTCACCAATGCGGGCAAGGGTCCCACCGAGTTCGAGAGCACACCGCTGCGGGTGGAAAAGGTGCTCTCGCCCGGTGTGTCCTCGTTTGTCGTCATTCATCCGCTGAAACCGGGTCGCTACCCCTTCTTCGACGAGTTCCATATGGACCTGCCGGAAGGGGAGATCATCGCCAAGTAG
- a CDS encoding putative zinc-binding protein, with amino-acid sequence MPTPHLPLVYACSGCSNVAQLANSLAVRLDRTGLAEMSCIAGVGGGVAPLVNKARSGRPMLAIDGCPLHCVKACLTQHGVTPDVHITLSSYGLRKRYREDCSEQELTALFEDVKGIITSDRMQVRTGCAIGVDGS; translated from the coding sequence ATGCCGACGCCTCACCTGCCGCTGGTGTACGCCTGCTCAGGCTGCTCCAACGTGGCGCAGCTGGCCAACAGTCTCGCGGTGCGCCTCGACCGCACCGGGCTGGCGGAAATGTCCTGCATCGCCGGCGTCGGCGGAGGCGTTGCGCCGCTGGTCAACAAGGCCCGCTCGGGCCGTCCGATGCTCGCCATAGACGGGTGTCCGCTGCACTGCGTAAAAGCCTGCCTGACGCAGCACGGCGTCACGCCTGACGTGCACATCACCCTCAGCAGCTACGGCCTTCGCAAGCGCTATCGGGAAGACTGTAGCGAGCAGGAGCTCACCGCGCTGTTCGAGGATGTGAAGGGCATCATCACCAGCGACCGCATGCAGGTGCGCACCGGTTGCGCCATCGGCGTCGATGGCAGCTGA
- the ubiT gene encoding ubiquinone anaerobic biosynthesis accessory factor UbiT — MLKPRAHLVNLGGRLLPLAAKTPFLLQRLALERSLNQVFAEALDDGAFAVLDGHWMKLEVADLGLAWCLTCERGKLRIAAQAPVEVSIRGNWREFLLLASRQEDPDTLFFRRRLVIEGDTELGLAIKNLIDSLDPDTLPNWLWKLLQGAGEEVAAAGRVQTARA, encoded by the coding sequence ATGCTGAAGCCGCGTGCCCATCTGGTGAATCTCGGCGGACGGCTGTTGCCGCTCGCGGCCAAGACCCCATTCCTGCTCCAGCGCCTGGCGCTGGAGCGCAGCCTCAATCAGGTCTTCGCCGAGGCCTTGGACGACGGCGCCTTCGCGGTGCTCGACGGCCACTGGATGAAGCTCGAGGTCGCCGACCTCGGCCTGGCCTGGTGCCTGACCTGCGAGCGCGGCAAGCTGCGCATCGCCGCCCAGGCGCCGGTCGAGGTGAGCATCCGCGGCAACTGGCGCGAGTTCCTGCTGCTGGCCAGCCGCCAGGAAGACCCTGACACCCTGTTCTTCCGCCGCCGCCTGGTCATCGAAGGCGACACCGAGCTGGGTCTGGCAATCAAGAACCTGATCGACAGCCTCGATCCGGACACCCTGCCCAACTGGCTGTGGAAGTTGCTGCAAGGCGCGGGCGAGGAGGTCGCCGCTGCTGGACGGGTGCAAACGGCGAGGGCCTGA
- a CDS encoding Crp/Fnr family transcriptional regulator has protein sequence MLTETTLVAELRRHHLFSRLPEGALQEVCASANLKRLPAGASLFHQGDKAERFYFLFSGQVKLHRVVCDGQEKLVEVIRGGESFAEALLFTGAPNYPVSATALKASLVASLHGAHYRRMLEQHPSICLDILATLSIRLHQRLNEIDTLTLANASHRVVRFLYQAQESNSGVVTLDVPKRLIASKLGIQPETFSRILHRLIESGMISVQRRRIEILDSQGLAAYQE, from the coding sequence ATGCTCACCGAAACAACCCTTGTTGCGGAGCTTCGCCGCCACCACCTGTTCAGCCGCCTGCCCGAGGGTGCGCTGCAGGAGGTCTGCGCCTCGGCCAACCTCAAGCGTCTCCCCGCCGGTGCCTCGCTGTTCCACCAGGGCGACAAGGCCGAGCGCTTCTACTTCCTGTTCAGTGGTCAGGTGAAATTGCACCGGGTGGTCTGCGACGGCCAGGAAAAGCTGGTGGAGGTCATCCGCGGCGGCGAATCCTTCGCCGAAGCCCTGCTGTTCACCGGCGCCCCCAACTACCCGGTCAGCGCCACCGCGCTCAAGGCCAGCCTGGTCGCCAGCCTGCATGGCGCGCACTACCGGCGCATGCTCGAGCAGCATCCAAGCATCTGCCTGGACATCCTCGCGACTCTGAGCATTCGCCTGCACCAGCGCCTGAACGAAATCGACACCCTGACCCTGGCCAACGCCAGCCATCGCGTGGTGCGCTTCCTCTACCAGGCGCAGGAGAGCAACAGCGGCGTGGTGACCCTCGACGTACCCAAACGGCTGATCGCCTCGAAGCTGGGCATTCAGCCGGAAACCTTCTCGCGGATCCTGCACCGGCTGATCGAGTCGGGGATGATCAGCGTGCAGCGGCGTCGTATCGAGATCCTCGACAGCCAGGGCCTGGCCGCTTACCAGGAGTGA
- the nrdD gene encoding anaerobic ribonucleoside-triphosphate reductase translates to MTQATQLPADQRQRCEVWTRVMGYHRPVAAFNPGKQSEHRERTHFTEQAAGLAR, encoded by the coding sequence ATGACCCAAGCCACTCAACTCCCCGCCGATCAACGCCAGCGCTGCGAAGTCTGGACCCGCGTGATGGGTTACCACCGCCCGGTGGCGGCATTCAATCCGGGCAAGCAGTCCGAGCACCGCGAGCGCACCCACTTCACCGAACAGGCGGCGGGGCTGGCGCGCTAG
- a CDS encoding iron transporter, whose amino-acid sequence MRIPATLAVLSLLAAPLVQAKEYPIGEPQQCGGMEVGAVYLQPVEMEPAGMMLDAAKSDVHLEADISALENNPNGWQEGSFVSYLNIHYALSKKGSDEKIEGEFHPMVANDGPHYGDNVKLMGPGKYQLTLTVSPPDGQHSMFGRHVDKETGVAPWFKTCKLDYEFTYAGIGKKGGY is encoded by the coding sequence ATGCGCATTCCCGCTACTCTCGCCGTTCTCTCCCTGCTCGCCGCCCCGCTCGTCCAGGCCAAGGAATACCCCATCGGCGAACCCCAGCAGTGCGGTGGTATGGAGGTCGGTGCGGTCTACCTGCAGCCGGTCGAAATGGAACCGGCCGGGATGATGCTCGACGCGGCCAAGTCCGACGTGCACCTGGAAGCCGACATCTCCGCCTTGGAGAACAACCCCAACGGTTGGCAGGAAGGCAGCTTCGTCTCCTACCTGAACATCCATTACGCGCTGAGCAAGAAGGGTTCGGACGAGAAGATCGAAGGCGAATTCCACCCAATGGTCGCCAACGATGGCCCGCACTACGGCGACAACGTCAAGCTGATGGGCCCGGGCAAGTACCAGCTGACCCTCACCGTCTCGCCGCCGGACGGCCAGCACAGCATGTTCGGCCGCCACGTCGACAAGGAAACCGGCGTCGCGCCCTGGTTCAAGACCTGCAAGCTCGACTACGAATTCACCTACGCCGGCATCGGCAAGAAAGGCGGCTATTGA
- a CDS encoding U32 family peptidase, protein MKLSLGPVLFFWDRQQTLDFYANMASQPLDVIYLGETVCSKRRALMLDDWLGLARDLAEASSAQLVLSGLTLVEAASELSSLRRLCDNGELLVEANDMGAVQLMSERKLPFVGGPALNLYNGHALAELVASGMSRWVPPVEASGALIKRARAQMLELDVALPEIEIFAYGHLPLAYSARCFTARAENRPKDDCQLCCQNYPEGIALFSQEGEALFTINGIQTMSGSVSNLLADYQGLVDSGADLLRLSPRAAGMEGVISAFDAVRKGAQPPLAVDGCNGYWHGQPGMLRAEEAGLC, encoded by the coding sequence ATGAAACTCTCTCTCGGTCCGGTGCTGTTCTTCTGGGATCGCCAGCAGACGCTGGATTTCTACGCCAACATGGCCAGCCAGCCGCTGGATGTGATCTACCTGGGCGAGACGGTGTGCTCCAAGCGCCGGGCGTTGATGCTCGACGATTGGCTGGGCCTGGCCCGCGACCTGGCCGAAGCCTCCTCGGCGCAGCTGGTGCTGTCCGGCCTGACCCTGGTCGAGGCGGCGTCCGAGCTGTCCAGCCTGCGCCGCCTGTGCGACAACGGTGAGCTGCTGGTGGAAGCCAATGACATGGGCGCGGTGCAGCTGATGTCCGAGCGCAAGTTGCCCTTCGTCGGCGGTCCGGCACTCAACCTGTACAACGGCCATGCGCTGGCCGAACTGGTGGCCAGTGGCATGAGCCGCTGGGTGCCGCCCGTGGAGGCCTCCGGTGCGCTGATCAAGCGCGCCCGGGCGCAGATGCTGGAGCTGGACGTCGCGCTACCGGAGATCGAGATCTTCGCCTACGGCCATCTGCCGCTGGCCTATTCGGCGCGCTGCTTTACCGCGCGCGCCGAGAACCGGCCCAAGGACGACTGCCAGCTGTGCTGCCAGAACTACCCCGAGGGCATCGCGCTGTTCAGCCAGGAAGGCGAGGCGCTGTTCACCATCAACGGTATCCAGACGATGTCGGGCTCGGTCAGCAACCTGCTCGCCGATTACCAGGGGCTGGTGGACAGCGGTGCGGACCTGTTGCGCTTGAGCCCCCGTGCGGCCGGCATGGAAGGGGTGATCAGCGCCTTCGACGCCGTGCGCAAGGGCGCACAGCCGCCCCTGGCGGTGGACGGTTGCAATGGTTATTGGCATGGCCAGCCGGGCATGCTGCGTGCCGAGGAGGCCGGTTTATGCTGA
- a CDS encoding FTR1 family iron permease produces the protein MGQSMFIVWRESVEALLVIGILHAWLSQQPDNRHALRMLWGGVVAGVGLASLLAWGILSAGDWLAGPTGEWFQCAMLIIAALLILQMVGWMHHHGRDLKRNLVDSAAASLNQGSGIGLLVLAMLAVAREGSETVVFLYGIGHQQEGADLTGFVVGGVLGFVLALLSYAALQAGSRFFSWKRFFKVSEALLLLLGAALLMAGLDRFSGQLMGMDVPEVLYTVFGDPLWDTSALLDDGGTLGSTLAGLTGYRAMPSLAAVIVMALYWLAVWAWLRPKSEARLETRTA, from the coding sequence ATGGGCCAATCAATGTTCATCGTCTGGCGCGAAAGCGTCGAGGCACTGCTGGTCATCGGCATCCTGCATGCCTGGCTGAGCCAGCAACCGGACAACCGTCACGCGCTGCGCATGCTCTGGGGCGGCGTGGTTGCCGGGGTTGGCCTGGCCTCGCTGCTGGCCTGGGGCATCCTCAGCGCCGGCGACTGGCTGGCTGGGCCGACCGGTGAATGGTTCCAGTGCGCCATGCTGATCATCGCTGCCCTGCTGATCCTGCAGATGGTCGGCTGGATGCACCATCACGGTCGCGACCTCAAGCGCAATCTGGTCGACAGCGCGGCGGCAAGCCTCAACCAGGGCAGCGGCATCGGGCTGCTGGTACTGGCGATGCTCGCCGTGGCGCGCGAAGGCAGCGAGACCGTAGTGTTCCTCTACGGCATCGGCCACCAGCAGGAAGGCGCGGACCTGACCGGCTTCGTTGTCGGCGGCGTGCTGGGATTCGTGCTGGCCCTGCTCAGCTACGCGGCGTTGCAGGCCGGCAGCCGGTTCTTCTCCTGGAAGCGCTTCTTCAAGGTCAGCGAAGCCCTATTGCTGCTGCTCGGCGCCGCTCTGCTGATGGCCGGGCTCGACCGGTTCAGTGGTCAGCTGATGGGGATGGACGTACCCGAGGTCTTGTACACGGTGTTCGGCGACCCGCTGTGGGACACCTCCGCCCTGCTCGATGACGGCGGCACCCTGGGCAGCACGCTGGCCGGGCTCACCGGCTACCGCGCGATGCCCTCGCTGGCGGCGGTCATCGTCATGGCGCTGTACTGGCTGGCGGTCTGGGCCTGGCTGCGGCCCAAGTCGGAGGCTCGCCTGGAGACTCGCACCGCATGA
- the mdtD gene encoding multidrug transporter subunit MdtD — MPQAAMLDARTARVLPWLVAIAFFMQTLDGTILNTALPAMARDLAEDPLRMQGVVIAYMLTVALLIPASGWLADRFGTRRVFLSALMLFTLGSLFCAMSASFNQLVVARVVQGVGGALMLPVGRLVVLRAYPRSEFVRVMTFIALPGMVGPLIGPTLGGWLVEYASWHWIFLINLPVGLIGCFAAARFMPDLKSPERMRFDSFGFLLFGGAMVLITIALEGLGEMQMPHARVLLLLVIGSACLTAYWLRAGHVDKPLFSPTLFHTRSFAVGIFGNLFARLGSGALPFLLPLLLQVALGYSPAQAGMTMIPLAVGAMLIKPLAKPLIDRFGYRRILIGNTLLLGSLIASLATIDAQTPTILLLVHLSLIGMVNSMQFTAMNTVTLVGLSQQNASSGNSLLSVVVQLSMSLGVASAGALLGGFTEPGADGAAVLQAFHLTFLCVGAISLMAASLFFQLDSKQAMAARLIDDE, encoded by the coding sequence ATGCCTCAAGCCGCCATGTTGGATGCCCGCACCGCCCGCGTCTTGCCCTGGCTGGTCGCCATCGCCTTCTTCATGCAAACGCTCGACGGCACCATCCTCAATACCGCACTGCCGGCCATGGCGCGCGATCTGGCCGAGGATCCGTTGCGCATGCAGGGCGTGGTCATCGCCTACATGCTGACCGTGGCGCTGCTGATCCCGGCGTCGGGCTGGCTGGCCGACCGCTTCGGCACCCGGCGCGTATTCCTCAGCGCGCTCATGCTGTTCACCCTCGGTTCGCTGTTCTGTGCGATGAGTGCCAGCTTCAACCAACTGGTCGTCGCGCGCGTCGTGCAGGGCGTGGGCGGTGCGCTGATGCTGCCGGTCGGGCGCCTGGTCGTCCTGCGCGCCTATCCGCGCAGCGAGTTCGTCCGGGTCATGACCTTCATTGCCTTGCCCGGCATGGTCGGCCCTTTGATAGGCCCGACGCTCGGGGGCTGGCTGGTCGAGTACGCCTCCTGGCACTGGATCTTCCTGATCAACCTGCCGGTGGGGCTGATCGGCTGTTTCGCCGCGGCGCGTTTCATGCCGGATCTGAAAAGCCCGGAGCGGATGCGCTTCGACAGCTTCGGCTTTTTGCTGTTTGGCGGCGCCATGGTGCTGATCACCATCGCGCTCGAAGGCCTGGGCGAAATGCAGATGCCGCACGCGCGGGTGCTGTTGCTGCTGGTGATTGGCAGCGCCTGCCTGACGGCCTATTGGTTGCGGGCAGGGCATGTCGATAAACCGCTGTTCAGCCCGACGCTGTTCCATACGCGCAGTTTTGCGGTGGGCATCTTCGGCAATCTGTTCGCCCGTCTGGGCAGCGGTGCGCTGCCGTTCCTATTGCCGTTGCTGTTGCAGGTGGCGCTGGGCTATTCCCCGGCTCAGGCTGGTATGACCATGATTCCCCTGGCCGTCGGGGCAATGCTGATCAAGCCCTTGGCCAAGCCGCTGATCGACCGCTTCGGCTACCGCCGCATCCTGATTGGTAACACGCTGCTACTCGGCAGCCTGATCGCCAGTCTGGCGACCATCGATGCGCAGACGCCGACCATTTTGCTGTTGGTGCACCTGAGCCTGATCGGCATGGTCAACTCGATGCAGTTCACCGCGATGAACACCGTCACCCTGGTCGGCCTGAGCCAACAGAACGCCAGCAGCGGTAACAGCCTGCTGTCGGTGGTCGTGCAGTTGTCGATGAGCCTCGGTGTGGCGTCGGCCGGCGCCTTGCTGGGCGGCTTCACCGAGCCGGGCGCTGACGGCGCGGCGGTATTGCAGGCGTTTCACCTGACCTTTCTGTGTGTCGGGGCGATATCGCTGATGGCGGCCTCGCTGTTCTTCCAGCTGGACAGCAAACAGGCGATGGCCGCGCGTTTGATCGACGACGAGTGA